The Arachis duranensis cultivar V14167 chromosome 2, aradu.V14167.gnm2.J7QH, whole genome shotgun sequence genome has a window encoding:
- the LOC107475883 gene encoding protein SLOW WALKER 1 — protein MAEPLHSSQPKIFPVKPKQKPKPRTQNQTPESKYWSSFKNTQIQNLISVPSLTFSPSSPHPFAAAHSATVSIYKPQNDPLDSPTTTITSFKDVVSSLSFRSDGRLLAAGDLSGLVQVFDVGGGSAAARSALRRLRSHVRPVRFVHYPKLQRLRVISAGDDALVKVWDVAAGDSPVMELRGHRDYVRCGDSSPVDADTFITGSYDHTVKLWDVRVGDSKPAIEVNHGNPVEDVVFLPAGGMVATAGGNSVKFWDLISGGKLVCSMEGHNKTVTSLCIGRIGSGSDEELNQFRVLSVGLDGYMKVFDYSSMKVTHSMRFPAPLLSVAYSPDCKTRVIGTSNGIIYVGKRKIKEEEIEGRVSEKSLFWRIRPLEHTQKKVFRPSHFRYFQRGQGEKPSEGDYLIMRPKKEKLGEHDKLLKNFRHGEALVSVLEGKNPGNVLAVMEELVSRKKLMVCVSNLDAEKLELLLVFLRKYCTVPRYSGLLMGLARKVLKMRVDEIRGSEALKAHIQNLKRSIEEEIKIQQSLQEIQGIISPLLKIAGRR, from the coding sequence ATGGCGGAACCACTACATTCTTCCCAACCGAAAATCTTCCCCGTCAAGCCTAAACAAAAACCCAAACCCAGAACCCAAAATCAAACCCCAGAATCAAAGTACTGGTCCTCCTTCAAGAACACTCAGATTCAAAACCTCATCTCGGTCCCTTCCCTCACCTTCTCCCCTTCCTCTCCTCACCCCTTCGCGGCTGCACACTCCGCCACCGTATCAATCTACAAACCCCAAAACGACCCCCTCGATTCTCCAaccaccaccatcacctccTTCAAGGACGTCGTCAGCTCCCTTTCGTTTCGATCCGACGGCCGCCTCCTAGCCGCCGGCGACCTCTCCGGCCTCGTCCAGGTCTTTGACGTCGGCGGGGGATCTGCCGCCGCACGCTCCGCCCTCCGCCGCCTCAGGTCGCACGTACGCCCGGTCAGGTTTGTTCACTATCCGAAACTCCAACGTCTCCGAGTTATCTCCGCCGGCGATGATGCACTTGTGAAGGTGTGGGACGTCGCCGCTGGTGATTCCCCGGTGATGGAGCTACGCGGCCACCGGGATTACGTCCGCTGTGGAGATTCCTCTCCGGTGGACGCCGATACTTTTATCACCGGTTCCTATGATCACACGGTGAAGCTTTGGGATGTTAGGGTTGGGGATTCGAAACCGGCGATTGAGGTGAATCATGGAAATCCGGTGGAGGATGTTGTGTTCTTGCCGGCGGGAGGGATGGTTGCCACCGCAGGTGGGAATTCGGTGAAATTTTGGGACTTGATCTCCGGTGGGAAGCTCGTGTGTTCCATGGAAGGACACAACAAAACGGTTACTTCGTTATGTATTGGAAGAATTGGAAGTGGTTCTGATGAGGAATTGAATCAATTTAGGGTTTTGAGTGTTGGGTTAGATGGGTACATGAAAGTGTTTGATTATTCATCAATGAAGGTTACACATTCAATGAGGTTCCCTGCGCCACTTTTATCTGTTGCTTATTCACCAGATTGTAAAACTAGGGTTATTGGAACCTCTAATGGGATCATATATGTTGGGAAGAGGAAGATTAAGGAAGAGGAAATCGAAGGCAGGGTTAGTGAAAAGAGCTTGTTTTGGAGGATTAGGCCTTTGGAGCACACTCAGAAGAAGGTTTTCCGGCCCTCCCATTTTAGGTACTTTCAGAGGGGGCAAGGTGAGAAACCCTCCGAAGGCGATTACTTGATTATGAGGCCGAAGAAGGAGAAGCTTGGCGAGCACGATAAACTTTTGAAGAACTTTAGGCATGGGGAAGCTCTGGTTTCAGTATTGGAGGGGAAAAATCCCGGGAATGTTTTGGCTGTGATGGAGGAACTAGTTTCAAGGAAGAAGCTAATGGTGTGCGTTTCGAATTTGGATGCAGAGAAGCTGGAGTTGTTGCTGGTGTTCTTGAGGAAGTATTGCACTGTGCCTAGATATTCCGGCTTGTTGATGGGGTTGGCAAGGAAGGTTCTCAAAATGAGAGTCGATGAAATTAGAGGCTCTGAAGCTCTCAAGGCTCATATCCAAAATCTCAAACGGTCTATAGAGGAGGAGATAAAGATTCAGCAGTCATTGCAAGAGATTCAGGGTATAATATCTCCTTTGTTGAAGATTGCAGGAAGGAGATAA